In Gordonia sp. SL306, the genomic window TCGGTGTTGATGGCAATGAACTCAACACCTTTCAGTCCCTGTTCGATCATTCGGTTGACGGCATTGACACCGCCGCCGCCGATGCCGACGACCTTGATCACGGCCAGGTAGTTGTGCGGTGGCGTCATGTGCCCGCCTTCCTCGTTCGATCCGAAACCCTAAACCTGAACCATAGATTTAGAGTTATGTCAAGTAGATGGATGATGGGCATGACGTTAGGCACCGAATGGCGCGGTAACCAGCAAGCGTGCGGCGTGTCGCGAAGTTGGACCGCATTTTTCATGGATGTCACCTGCCGACGACCACCGCGGACGTCGGCACGGCGTTGCCGTCGCGCACGCCGCGTCGTCACTTGTAGGCGGGGAACTCCGGGCTTGACACGTTGTAGGTGGTCGCGGGACGTGTCAGCAGGGCGCCGAGGGTTCGGGCTTTCTCCGCCCCTTGCCCACTGTCTCCCCAGACGACGGTCTTGTTGCCCTTGAGGGTGAACTGGATGTCCACCGGCGACGAGGCGGCCACCTTGACGACCCGGCTCCCGATCGATTCCGGCAGCCCGGAGACGGCTGCGAGGGTTGCGGTCGTCGTCGGATCACCGGGACCCGGATTGGGTGTCGAGAACTCCGGCAGCCGGTTCATCTCCGGTGGCACACCGGTCGTGGTGTCGAAGGTCAGATACCCGACGCCCGAACGGTCGAGTACATGGACCTTCTGCCCGTCGGTCACCTTCACCACCGGTTGCCGCTCGACGACGGTGATGGTCAGCGACGACGGATAGCTCCGCTGCACCCGGACCGATTCGATCGAGGGGATCGCCGCGATCCGCTGCGCGACCTGGTGCGTGTCCACCTGCAGCAGTGGCGTCCCGTCGGCCACCTGGGCCGCGCCGATGATCTGGTCGGTCGGGACCGCCCGATTGTCGTGGACGTCGGTCGACCGGACCGACATCAGCGGGGTGAAGTAGGCGATCAGACCGAGACCGACCACCACCACGATGACCAGGACCGTGCCCAGCAGAAGCCGGGAACGACGCGAGGTTTCCCGCACCCGCGGACTCACGGTTGCGACCCCGGCGCCCCGGCCCCCTCGGCACCGTTCGCTCGGGGACCATTCGCTCGGGGACCATTCGCTCCGGCACCATTCGTCCCGGCACCGTCCGCGACTGCGGTGACAGCGTGGTTGGCACCGCGGTCCCGCAACGCCTCGAGGATTTCCGGCCCCTGCATGGTGATGTCACCGGCCCCCAGTGTGAGCACCAGGTCGCCGGGGCGTGCCACGGACGCGACGGTCCGCGCGAGCGCGGACAGATCGGGCTGGAAGATGACCGGCCGGGTCACCCGATCGGCGATGCTGGCACCGCTGATCCCCGGGATCGGCTGCTCGCGTGCGCCGTAGACATCGGCGACGACGACCTGGTCGGCGAGATCGAGCGCCGCGGCGAAGTCGGCCGCGAAATCACGGGTGCGAGAGAACAGATGCGGCTGGAACACCGCGATGACCCGACCCGTTCCCGGTGCGTGGCTGTCCGGCGTCGCACTCTCGACCGCGAGCCGCGCGGCGGTCAACACCGCCCGAACCTCGGTCGGGTGGTGTGCGTAATCGTCGAAGACGTCCACATCGCCTGTCCGGCCACGGAATTCGAATCGACGGTGAACGCCACCGAAAGCCTCGACGCCGTCGATGACACCCGCGAGGGCGCCACCTGCGCAGACACAGGCGACGACCGCTCCGATCGCGTTGAGCGCCATGTGCTCGCCGGGGACGGTCAACAGCAGGGTGCGCTCGACGGACGGATCGGCGATCGGCGCGTCGAACCGCACCTGCGCCACCCCGCCGGAGCCCCGCGCCGACCACGAGACCAACGTCGCGACGTGCTTCGCGGCGGGCGCGAGATCGGCATGCCGGCCCGCGCCGTAGCCGAACACCGACACGCCCCGTTCCGCCAGTCGCTGCGCGCATCGGCCGGCCAGGGCCGCGGAACCCTCGTCGTCGAGACACACGATGAGCGAACCGCCGGGTGCGATGCGATCGGCGAACTCGTCGAACACGTCGACGTACGCCTCACGGGTCCCGAAGTGATCGAGATGGTCGACCTCGATGTTGGTGACCACCACGACGTCCGGGGTGTACTCGAGCAGGGATCCGTCGCTCTCGTCGGCCTCGGCGACGAAGATCTCGCCGCTGCCGTGGTGGGCGTTGGTACCGGATTCGTTGAGCTCGCCACCCACTGCGAACGACGGGTCGACACCGCAATGCTGAAGCGCGACAACAGCGATCGAGGTGGTCGAGGTCTTGCCGTGGGTTCCGGCCACAAGCAGGGTGCGATACCCCACCATCAGGTCCGCCAGGATGCGGGGCCGCAAGAGGACGGGAATGCCCCGCGACCGGGCGGCGACGAGTTCGGGATTGGTCTTGGGGATCGCCGCGTGCGTGGTCACGACCACCGACGGGCCGCCCGGCAACTGGTCGAGGGCGGACGGATCGTGACCGACCTGGATGCGGGCTCCGCGTGTGCGCAACGCGAGGATGCCCCGGCTGTTCTTCGCATCGGAGCCGGACACCTGACCGCCGCGGGCGAGCAGGATCCGGGCGAGCCCGCTCATCCCGGCGCCGCCGATGCCGACCATGTGCACCCGGCGAAGACGTTCGGGGAGTTCGCCTACGGGGCCATTCACGGAGTCGCCGTTCATCGCCTCACCTCACCATCGCCACAGCCTGGGCCACCCATACCGTCATCGTGGCCGGCGCCACGCACGTCGATTGTCACCGCTCCGATACCGATCCCGGTGAACGAAACGCGGAACGGAGCCGCCGTCGTCGGCCGCCCCCTCGGTGCTGTGCGGCAAGTTCCAGTGCCGCCGACGCGACCGCGTCCGCGGCGTCACGATGACCCGAGCCGGTCGCGGCCACCGACATCGCGGCCAGCCGGTCCCGGTCGGCGAGCATCGCGGGGACCTCTCGGGCCACCCAGTCCGCGGTCAGCTCTGCGTCGTCGACGATGATGCCGCCGCCTGCCTCGACCACCGGGAGCGCGTTGAGTCGCTGTTCGCCGTTGCCGTGCGGGAGCGGGACATAGATCGCCGGCAGGCCGGTGGCCGAGATCTCGGCCACCGTCATCGCACCCGATCGGCAGATGACGAGATCTGCCGCGGCGTATGCGAGATCCATCCGCTTGAGGTAGCCGACCCCTCGATACGGCGGCGCACCCGGCGGCGACTGTGGATCGATCGTGTGCTTCGGGCCGAACGCGTGGAGCACGCCGATGCCTGCGGTGCCCAGCGCACCCGCGGCGCCGGAGACGGCGTCGTTGAGTCGTTGCGCACCTTGGGATCCCCCGAACACAAGCACCGTCGGCGCGTCCTCGTCGAGGCCGAAATAGTGGCGCGCCTTGGCGCGCAGAGCCGGACGGTCGAGTTCGGTGATGACACCGCGTACCGGGATGCCGACCACGTCGGCGTCCAGGCCGGAACCCGGTACCGCCGCCAGCACCCGATCGGCGAACCGCGCGCCGACCTTGTTCGCGATCCCGGCGCTCGCATTGGCCTCGTGGATGACGATCGGCAGCCGGTGACGGCCGCGGACCCGCATCTGCGCCGCGAAGTACGCCGGCAGGGCGACATAACCGCCGAAACCGACCACGACGTCGGCGCCGACCGACGAGAGCACCGACCGGGTCGCGGTCACCGCATGGACGAGACGGGCAGGCGTCTTGGCCAGTTCCATCCCCGGCTTCCGGGGTAGCGGGACGGGCGGGATCAGCTCCAGGGGGTACCCGCGCTCGGGCACCAGGGTGGTCTCGAGACCACGGGTGGTCCCCAGGGCCGTGACCTGCGCGGTCGGGTCCAGACGGGTCACCGCATCCGCGACGGCGAGCGCGGGTTCGATGTGTCCGGCGGTCCCACCGCCGGCGACCACGACCGACAACGGCCGATCCGACGACCGGCCTCGCTCAGAACTCACCCGTGCCCAACTCCATTCCGCATCGTCGGCAGCCGCCTACCGGCTCCCGTGCGGTCTCGACCGTCTTCAGTGCCGTGACCAGGTGGAACGGCCCGCCGGCCGCCACTGGTGTGTCGACCCGGCCCGCCCGGCGTCGGAGGCACCGCCCCCGCCACGGCTCGCACGCGGCGGAACCGGAGCGCCACGGCGGGTACCCGTTCCCGAATACCCCGTACGGTAGTCGACCCGGACAGCGGCCGTGCGTGGTGTCCGGGGGCTCTGTGCCGGGCGCCGCACCGGTCGACTGCCCACGTCCTCGGTTGGCGTGCCATGCCGCAGACGCGCCCAGCGGGAGGGGGCGGCGGGCGCTGCGACGCGAGCCCGTTCCGGGCGTCGCTGATCGAGCCGATCACGCAGGGCGTCGGCGCGCGTCGGGCGATACGGGACCGGCGCCGGCAGGCGCAGCCAGCGACCGAGGCGCCCGGGTTCGCCGGTGCTCAGGGCGGCCACGGCCTCCGGCTCGTGCCGGGCGGCACTGGCCAGCAGTCCGAGCATGGCCAGCACGGTCAAGGTCGAGGTACCGCCTGCGGACAGCAGCGGCAGTTGAATACCGGTGACCGGCAGGAGCCCGATGACGTAGCCGATGTTGATGAATGCCTGGGCGGTGATCAGGACGGTGATGGTGCCGGTCATCAGGCGCAGGAACGGATCCACGGACCGCACGGCGATCCGGAATCCGATGAACGCGAGGATCGCGAACAGGATCACCACGAGCAGTCCGCCGATCAACCCCAGTTCCTCGCCGATGATCGCGAAGATGAAGTCGTTGTGCGCGTTCGGGAGATAGTTCCACTTCGCCCGGCTCTGCCCCAGGCCGACCCCGAACACCCCGCCGTTGGCGAGCGCGTAGGTGGCCTGGCGAGCCTG contains:
- the murG gene encoding undecaprenyldiphospho-muramoylpentapeptide beta-N-acetylglucosaminyltransferase, with translation MSSERGRSSDRPLSVVVAGGGTAGHIEPALAVADAVTRLDPTAQVTALGTTRGLETTLVPERGYPLELIPPVPLPRKPGMELAKTPARLVHAVTATRSVLSSVGADVVVGFGGYVALPAYFAAQMRVRGRHRLPIVIHEANASAGIANKVGARFADRVLAAVPGSGLDADVVGIPVRGVITELDRPALRAKARHYFGLDEDAPTVLVFGGSQGAQRLNDAVSGAAGALGTAGIGVLHAFGPKHTIDPQSPPGAPPYRGVGYLKRMDLAYAAADLVICRSGAMTVAEISATGLPAIYVPLPHGNGEQRLNALPVVEAGGGIIVDDAELTADWVAREVPAMLADRDRLAAMSVAATGSGHRDAADAVASAALELAAQHRGGGRRRRLRSAFRSPGSVSER
- a CDS encoding cell division protein FtsQ/DivIB gives rise to the protein MSPRVRETSRRSRLLLGTVLVIVVVVGLGLIAYFTPLMSVRSTDVHDNRAVPTDQIIGAAQVADGTPLLQVDTHQVAQRIAAIPSIESVRVQRSYPSSLTITVVERQPVVKVTDGQKVHVLDRSGVGYLTFDTTTGVPPEMNRLPEFSTPNPGPGDPTTTATLAAVSGLPESIGSRVVKVAASSPVDIQFTLKGNKTVVWGDSGQGAEKARTLGALLTRPATTYNVSSPEFPAYK
- the murC gene encoding UDP-N-acetylmuramate--L-alanine ligase, whose translation is MNGDSVNGPVGELPERLRRVHMVGIGGAGMSGLARILLARGGQVSGSDAKNSRGILALRTRGARIQVGHDPSALDQLPGGPSVVVTTHAAIPKTNPELVAARSRGIPVLLRPRILADLMVGYRTLLVAGTHGKTSTTSIAVVALQHCGVDPSFAVGGELNESGTNAHHGSGEIFVAEADESDGSLLEYTPDVVVVTNIEVDHLDHFGTREAYVDVFDEFADRIAPGGSLIVCLDDEGSAALAGRCAQRLAERGVSVFGYGAGRHADLAPAAKHVATLVSWSARGSGGVAQVRFDAPIADPSVERTLLLTVPGEHMALNAIGAVVACVCAGGALAGVIDGVEAFGGVHRRFEFRGRTGDVDVFDDYAHHPTEVRAVLTAARLAVESATPDSHAPGTGRVIAVFQPHLFSRTRDFAADFAAALDLADQVVVADVYGAREQPIPGISGASIADRVTRPVIFQPDLSALARTVASVARPGDLVLTLGAGDITMQGPEILEALRDRGANHAVTAVADGAGTNGAGANGPRANGPRANGAEGAGAPGSQP